One segment of Streptomyces sp. YIM 121038 DNA contains the following:
- a CDS encoding acyl-CoA dehydrogenase family protein codes for MAATTHTVTNQAPPLVGYDVFTCDRALAEGVERHLDPALLDGARAELSLLGRTAGSAQAQEWGTLANENPPALHTHDRYGNRVDEVAFHPAWHRLLGKAVAAGLTSAWSRPGGHVRRAAGFLVWTQAEAGHGCPVSMTHAAVPALRTDPVLAAEWEPLLTSTVYDEGLRPAAQKAGALFGMGMTEKQGGSDVRANTTRATALSEDGTYALVGHKWFCSAPMSDGFLVLAQAESGLTCFLVPRVLADGSRNAFAIQRLKNKLGNRSNASGEVEFDGTWARRVGDEGRGVRTIIEMVAATRLDCVIGSAALMRQAVAQAVHHATYREAFGGRLVDKPLMRNVLADLALESEAATTLALRLAAAYDDGSEREQAFLRLAVPAAKYWVTKRCTPLAAEALECLGGNGYVEDSGLPRLLRESPLNSIWEGSGNVQALDVLRALQREPLALNAFLEEVGAARGADHRLDAAIKNLLTELADLEGVEGRARRLVERMALVLQGSLLVRHAPPAVADAFCASRLGGDWGAAFGTLPHSLDLGAVVERAAVHL; via the coding sequence ATGGCAGCCACCACCCACACAGTGACCAACCAGGCTCCGCCCCTGGTGGGATATGACGTCTTCACGTGCGACCGGGCTCTGGCCGAGGGGGTCGAACGTCATCTCGACCCGGCGCTCCTCGACGGCGCCCGCGCGGAGCTCTCGTTGCTCGGGCGCACCGCGGGTTCCGCGCAGGCGCAGGAGTGGGGGACGCTCGCCAACGAGAACCCGCCCGCTCTGCACACGCACGACCGTTATGGGAACCGTGTCGACGAAGTCGCCTTTCACCCGGCGTGGCACCGGCTGCTCGGCAAGGCCGTCGCGGCGGGCCTCACCTCCGCCTGGAGCAGGCCGGGCGGGCACGTGCGGCGCGCGGCCGGGTTCCTGGTGTGGACGCAGGCCGAGGCCGGGCACGGGTGCCCGGTGTCGATGACGCACGCGGCGGTCCCGGCGCTGCGCACCGACCCGGTCCTCGCCGCCGAGTGGGAGCCGCTCCTGACCTCCACCGTGTACGACGAGGGGCTGCGGCCCGCCGCGCAGAAGGCGGGCGCGCTCTTCGGCATGGGAATGACGGAGAAGCAGGGCGGAAGCGACGTCCGCGCGAATACGACGCGCGCGACGGCGCTTTCCGAGGACGGCACGTACGCACTCGTCGGGCACAAGTGGTTCTGTTCCGCCCCCATGTCCGACGGATTCCTGGTGCTCGCCCAAGCGGAATCCGGCCTCACCTGTTTCCTCGTTCCCCGAGTTCTGGCCGACGGTTCACGGAACGCGTTCGCCATTCAGCGTCTGAAGAACAAACTCGGAAACCGCTCCAACGCCTCCGGCGAGGTCGAGTTCGACGGGACCTGGGCGCGGCGGGTCGGGGACGAGGGGCGCGGGGTGCGCACCATCATCGAGATGGTGGCGGCGACCCGGCTCGACTGCGTGATCGGCTCGGCGGCGCTGATGCGCCAGGCCGTGGCGCAGGCCGTGCACCACGCCACGTACCGGGAGGCGTTCGGCGGCAGGCTCGTCGACAAGCCGCTGATGCGCAACGTGCTCGCGGACCTGGCCCTGGAGTCGGAGGCGGCGACGACGCTGGCGCTGCGCCTCGCGGCCGCGTACGACGACGGGAGCGAGCGCGAGCAGGCCTTCCTGCGGCTCGCCGTGCCCGCCGCCAAGTACTGGGTGACCAAGCGGTGCACGCCCCTCGCCGCCGAGGCCCTGGAGTGCCTGGGCGGCAACGGCTACGTGGAGGACTCGGGCCTGCCGAGGCTGCTGCGCGAGTCGCCGCTGAACTCGATCTGGGAGGGCTCGGGCAACGTCCAGGCCCTGGACGTGCTGCGCGCGCTCCAGCGGGAGCCGCTGGCCCTGAACGCGTTCCTGGAGGAGGTGGGCGCGGCCCGCGGCGCCGACCACCGCCTGGACGCGGCGATCAAGAACCTGCTGACCGAGCTCGCCGACCTGGAGGGCGTCGAGGGGCGGGCGCGGCGGCTCGTCGAGCGGATGGCGCTCGTGCTCCAGGGCTCGCTGCTCGTGCGGCACGCGCCGCCCGCCGTGGCGGACGCGTTCTGCGCCTCGCGGCTCGGCGGGGACTGGGGCGCGGCGTTCGGCACGCTGCCGCACAGCCTGGATCTGGGGGCGGTCGTGGAGCGGGCGGCCGTGCACCTCTGA
- a CDS encoding YihY/virulence factor BrkB family protein — MHQAKETPGRPPGRWNRARALYRNVSKRRTAWLLLKDTVNSCIEYRVLGLAAEAAFFTLLSVPPLLLSLIGLLAYVDRWTGAHTIESVENNILEASRTILSEKGVREIAQPILEDVMKVGRPDVVSIGFLFALWSGSRAVNVFIDTITVMYGLDGARGIVKTRLLAFGLFLVALVIGSVALPLMVAGPDAVVKLVPGSTTVVQILYWPVVILLSVVFLTTLYHVSVPVRSPWVEDMPGALIALGMWVLGSFLLRIYLTSTVEGPTIYGSLAAPVAVLLWIGVSAFAVLVGAAVNAAIDRVWPSLQTAAARAAQDRVKEAKAAELIARAAAARAEDDPDDPDMPAEFPERWSRFLPPDDVSGRLRAHHGKRDETPEP, encoded by the coding sequence GTGCACCAGGCAAAAGAAACACCCGGGCGCCCACCGGGCCGCTGGAACCGGGCCCGCGCTCTTTACCGCAACGTCTCCAAGCGCAGGACCGCCTGGCTGCTCCTGAAGGACACCGTCAACTCCTGCATCGAGTACCGCGTCCTGGGACTCGCGGCGGAGGCGGCGTTCTTCACCCTGCTGTCCGTGCCGCCGCTGCTGCTCAGCCTCATCGGGCTGCTCGCGTACGTGGACCGGTGGACCGGCGCCCACACCATCGAGAGCGTCGAGAACAACATCCTGGAGGCGTCCCGCACGATCCTGTCCGAGAAGGGCGTGCGCGAGATCGCCCAGCCGATCCTCGAGGACGTCATGAAGGTCGGCCGCCCGGACGTCGTCTCGATAGGGTTCCTCTTCGCCCTGTGGTCGGGATCCCGCGCCGTCAACGTCTTCATCGACACCATCACCGTCATGTACGGGCTCGACGGCGCCCGCGGCATCGTCAAGACCCGGCTGCTCGCCTTCGGGCTCTTCCTCGTGGCGCTCGTCATCGGCTCGGTGGCGCTGCCGCTGATGGTGGCCGGTCCGGACGCGGTGGTGAAGCTGGTCCCGGGCTCCACGACGGTCGTGCAGATCCTGTACTGGCCCGTGGTGATCCTGCTCTCCGTCGTCTTCCTGACCACGCTCTACCACGTGTCCGTCCCGGTGCGCTCGCCCTGGGTGGAGGACATGCCCGGCGCGCTCATCGCCCTCGGCATGTGGGTGCTCGGCAGCTTCCTCCTGCGCATCTATCTGACGAGCACGGTGGAGGGGCCCACCATCTACGGCTCCCTGGCGGCGCCCGTCGCCGTCCTGCTGTGGATCGGCGTGTCCGCCTTCGCCGTCCTCGTCGGCGCCGCCGTCAACGCGGCGATCGACCGGGTCTGGCCGTCGCTCCAGACGGCGGCGGCGCGGGCCGCGCAGGACCGGGTCAAGGAGGCCAAGGCGGCCGAGCTCATCGCCCGGGCCGCCGCCGCGCGGGCCGAGGACGACCCCGACGACCCCGACATGCCCGCGGAGTTCCCCGAGCGCTGGTCCCGCTTCCTGCCCCCGGACGACGTCTCGGGCCGCCTCCGGGCCCACCACGGCAAGCGGGACGAGACGCCCGAGCCCTAG
- a CDS encoding NmrA family NAD(P)-binding protein, whose product MTTNSQHTTDEPTTDAALTVLVTGATGRTGSRVARAARAAGHTVRAASRSGEVRFDWHEPATWDAALRGADAAYLAYLPDVGAPGAADAVDALARRAAELGVLHLVLLSARGEDQAHATERSLAESGVARWTVVRASWFAQNFSEGPLVDGLRAGELVFPAGEVLEPFVDVRDIADVVVAVLAAGPRYAGRIVEVSGARLLSFRDAVAEISAAVGRPLVYVPVGAREYGAALTDFGVPEEEVEFLIELFETNLDGRNAHVSDGVREVLGRAPREFTAFVGEAADAGAWKA is encoded by the coding sequence ATGACGACGAACTCGCAGCACACGACGGACGAACCGACCACCGACGCCGCCCTGACGGTCCTCGTGACCGGAGCCACCGGACGCACCGGGAGCCGGGTCGCGCGGGCCGCGCGCGCGGCGGGCCACACCGTGCGCGCCGCGTCCCGCTCCGGTGAGGTCCGCTTCGACTGGCACGAACCCGCCACCTGGGACGCCGCGTTGCGCGGTGCCGACGCGGCCTACCTCGCCTATCTCCCGGACGTCGGCGCGCCCGGCGCCGCGGACGCCGTGGACGCGCTCGCCCGGCGGGCCGCGGAGCTGGGCGTGCTCCACCTCGTCCTGCTCTCCGCGCGCGGCGAGGACCAGGCGCACGCCACGGAGCGGTCCCTCGCGGAGTCGGGGGTCGCCCGCTGGACGGTCGTACGCGCCAGTTGGTTCGCGCAGAACTTCAGCGAGGGCCCGCTCGTCGACGGCCTGCGGGCCGGGGAGCTCGTCTTCCCCGCCGGGGAGGTCCTCGAACCGTTCGTCGACGTACGGGACATCGCGGACGTGGTGGTCGCGGTGCTCGCCGCCGGTCCGCGGTACGCCGGGCGGATCGTCGAGGTGAGCGGGGCGCGGCTGCTCTCCTTCCGGGACGCGGTGGCGGAGATATCCGCGGCGGTCGGGCGGCCGCTCGTCTATGTGCCGGTGGGGGCCCGCGAATACGGTGCCGCGCTCACGGACTTCGGCGTTCCGGAAGAAGAAGTGGAATTCCTGATCGAGCTTTTCGAGACGAATCTGGACGGGCGCAACGCACACGTTTCCGACGGGGTGCGTGAGGTGCTCGGGCGGGCGCCGAGGGAATTCACCGCGTTCGTGGGCGAGGCGGCGGACGCGGGGGCCTGGAAGGCATGA
- a CDS encoding AraC family transcriptional regulator — protein MDVLAGLLEGPRARGAFMIRACFEPPWAVRIADEAPVSVMIMVKGDAWIVPENPAAETGGAGRGGAPAAPQLIRPGDVAIARGPDHYRVAGERDTAPFAEIRPGQACAPLNGAPDGHYASFGLREWGQPGGPVQMLIGTYQMQGEITARLLDALPPLLVLPTEVWDCPLTPFLAEEIGKDEPGQEVVLDRLLDLLLIAALRAWFSRPEAAAPAWYRALGDPVVGPVLRLLQDDPAHAWTVASLAATAGVSRAALARRFTDLVGEPPMTYLTGWRLALAADLLRDSEQTIAAIARKVGYGSAFALSSAFKRVYGVSPQEHRTGAA, from the coding sequence ATGGACGTACTCGCAGGCTTGCTGGAGGGCCCGCGCGCACGGGGGGCCTTCATGATCAGGGCGTGCTTCGAGCCGCCGTGGGCCGTGCGCATCGCGGACGAGGCACCGGTCTCGGTCATGATCATGGTCAAGGGCGACGCCTGGATCGTCCCCGAGAACCCGGCCGCGGAGACGGGCGGGGCGGGCCGGGGCGGCGCCCCGGCGGCGCCCCAGCTGATCCGCCCCGGCGACGTGGCCATCGCGCGCGGCCCCGACCACTACCGCGTCGCGGGCGAGCGGGACACCGCGCCCTTCGCGGAGATCCGGCCCGGCCAGGCCTGCGCCCCTCTGAACGGCGCGCCGGACGGCCACTACGCGAGCTTCGGCCTGCGCGAGTGGGGGCAGCCCGGCGGCCCCGTCCAGATGCTGATCGGGACGTACCAGATGCAGGGCGAGATCACCGCGCGGCTCCTGGACGCGCTGCCGCCGCTGCTCGTGCTGCCCACCGAGGTGTGGGACTGCCCGCTCACGCCGTTCCTCGCCGAGGAGATCGGCAAGGACGAACCCGGCCAGGAGGTGGTCCTCGACCGCCTGCTCGACCTGCTGCTCATCGCGGCGCTGCGCGCGTGGTTCTCCCGCCCGGAGGCGGCGGCCCCGGCCTGGTACCGGGCGCTCGGCGACCCCGTGGTCGGCCCCGTCCTGCGGCTGCTCCAGGACGACCCCGCGCACGCCTGGACGGTGGCTTCGCTCGCCGCGACGGCGGGCGTGTCACGGGCCGCCCTCGCCCGCCGGTTCACCGACCTTGTGGGCGAGCCCCCGATGACGTATCTGACCGGCTGGCGGCTCGCGCTCGCCGCCGACCTGCTGCGCGACAGCGAGCAGACGATCGCCGCGATCGCCCGCAAGGTCGGCTACGGCAGCGCGTTCGCGCTGTCCAGCGCCTTCAAGCGGGTGTACGGCGTCAGCCCGCAGGAGCACCGCACGGGCGCGGCGTAG
- a CDS encoding DUF6597 domain-containing transcriptional factor — translation MAAEERGEDAAGYAERPSPVLPGAVVWTKAADPSGGGSAVLPDGCMDLLWTEGRLFVAGPDTRAYAPGAPAPGRYVGLRFAPGTAPALLGVPAHELRDRRVDLADLWSGAEVRRLTARVDAAADPAAALELLAHERADRAPAPDPLLTRVVARLNAGHGVAETAAAVGLGARQLHRRALPAFGYGPKTLARVLRLQRALALARGGLGQAETAAVAGFADQAHLARDVKELTGMPLGVLLRVDG, via the coding sequence ATGGCCGCGGAGGAGCGGGGCGAGGACGCCGCCGGGTACGCCGAGCGGCCGTCCCCGGTGCTGCCGGGGGCCGTCGTGTGGACCAAGGCCGCGGACCCCTCGGGCGGCGGCTCCGCCGTCCTGCCCGACGGGTGCATGGACCTGCTGTGGACCGAGGGCAGGCTGTTCGTCGCGGGCCCCGACACCCGCGCCTACGCGCCCGGTGCCCCGGCCCCCGGCCGGTACGTGGGCCTCCGCTTCGCCCCCGGCACGGCCCCCGCGCTCCTCGGCGTCCCCGCGCACGAGCTGCGGGACCGGCGCGTGGACCTCGCCGACCTGTGGAGCGGTGCCGAGGTCCGGCGGCTGACCGCGCGCGTGGACGCCGCCGCCGACCCGGCGGCCGCCCTGGAGCTCCTCGCGCACGAGCGCGCGGACCGCGCCCCGGCGCCCGACCCGCTGCTCACCCGCGTGGTGGCGCGGCTGAACGCGGGCCACGGCGTCGCCGAGACGGCCGCCGCCGTGGGGCTCGGCGCCCGGCAGCTGCACCGCCGCGCGCTGCCCGCCTTCGGCTACGGCCCCAAGACGCTGGCCCGCGTGCTGCGCCTCCAGCGGGCGCTCGCGCTGGCCCGCGGCGGCCTCGGCCAGGCCGAGACCGCCGCCGTCGCGGGCTTCGCCGACCAGGCCCACCTGGCGCGCGACGTCAAGGAGTTGACGGGGATGCCGCTCGGCGTGCTGCTGCGCGTCGACGGGTAG
- a CDS encoding VOC family protein, whose protein sequence is MNSESSSTPRVAPRLDLIGIVTSDMAASLAFYRRLGLDFAPGSEESPHVETTLPGGLRVAFDTEATLRSFLPDWRPPAGSGRLGLAFHCGTAEGVDAVYEELVAAGYRSEAKPFDAPWGQRYAVVLDPDGNGVDLFA, encoded by the coding sequence ATGAACAGCGAAAGCAGCAGCACACCCCGCGTCGCGCCCCGGCTCGACCTGATCGGCATCGTCACCTCCGACATGGCGGCCTCGCTCGCCTTCTACCGCCGCCTCGGCCTCGACTTCGCCCCGGGCTCCGAGGAGTCGCCGCACGTGGAGACCACCCTGCCGGGCGGTCTGCGGGTGGCCTTCGACACGGAGGCCACCCTCCGCTCGTTCCTGCCCGACTGGCGACCCCCGGCCGGCTCCGGGCGGCTCGGGCTCGCCTTCCACTGCGGCACGGCCGAGGGCGTGGACGCGGTGTACGAGGAGTTGGTGGCCGCCGGGTACCGCTCGGAGGCCAAGCCGTTCGACGCCCCGTGGGGGCAGCGGTACGCGGTGGTGCTCGACCCGGACGGTAACGGGGTTGACCTGTTCGCGTGA
- a CDS encoding glycoside hydrolase family 2 TIM barrel-domain containing protein: MELPYHEDVSPGTGGLPPRAWYAGSDAAVLSLNGSWRFRLSPGAADEDESFAADGFDAAAWDEVVVPGHWVLQGHGSPIYTNQMYPFPVDPPRVPTENPTGDHLRGFDLPEDWPADGGATLRFDGVDSCARVWLNGALLGDFKGSRLPHEFAVGALLRPRDNVLAVRVHQWSSGSYLEDQDQWWLPGVFRDVTLLHRPEGAVRDHFTHASYDHRDGTGTLRVESDVAGRVTVPELGVDVATGESVTVAVDPWSAERPRLYDGVLATPGERVPLRIGFRTVALQDGLITVNGRPVLFRGVNRHEFHPETGRAVDLDTMRADVRLMKQHNINAVRTAHYPPHPAFLDLCDELGLWVIDECDLETHGFTMRQWRGNPVDDERWTPALLDRAARTVERDKNHPSVVIWSLGNECGTGRGLTAMAAWIRDRDPGRLLHYEGDPSCADTDMYSRMYADHAEVERIGRREDGGPGARRALPFILCEYAHAMGNGPGGLSDYQRLFETYERLQGGFVWEWADHGLKHPAFGYAYGGDFGEELHDGNFVCDGLCFPDRTPSPGLTEYKRVIQPVRFAYDADTGTVRVANLYDFADLAELSFEWTYHCDRADDEVRSVSGPLDVPPDLGPGESVELKLPDPPAAARDAETWLHLSALVCEETNWTALDHAVAFADFPVTARPPVPAATGERPRRRGYDLTLGPGRFDVRTGELRGIGDVTLRSAPRLDVWRAPTDNDDGAPWQPDTRYGPLWRTLGLHRLHHRLDDLDVTRDALTVRTRVAPAARDLALRTVYRWTSDGTALRLAVSVTPEGDWEVPLPRLGVRLGLPSGYGSARWFGGDGEAYPDTRAASRLGWWASSVEGMQTPYLRPQENGARADVRWAELRTDVDGPGVRIVGDPAFWFTARPWSTEELDAAAHRTDLVPGDTVWVHLDHGQRGIGTQSCGPGVLPQYELRPAFAEFALTFSAAGPGR; the protein is encoded by the coding sequence ATGGAGCTCCCTTACCACGAGGACGTGTCCCCCGGTACCGGCGGTCTGCCGCCCCGTGCGTGGTACGCGGGGTCGGACGCCGCCGTGCTCTCGCTGAACGGAAGCTGGCGGTTCCGGCTCTCGCCCGGGGCCGCGGACGAGGACGAGTCGTTCGCCGCCGACGGGTTCGACGCGGCGGCCTGGGACGAGGTCGTGGTGCCCGGGCACTGGGTGCTGCAGGGCCACGGCTCGCCGATCTACACCAATCAGATGTATCCGTTTCCCGTGGACCCGCCGCGGGTGCCGACCGAGAATCCGACGGGTGACCACCTGCGCGGCTTCGACCTGCCGGAGGACTGGCCCGCGGACGGCGGGGCGACGCTGCGGTTCGACGGGGTCGACTCCTGTGCGCGGGTGTGGCTCAACGGCGCGCTCCTCGGCGACTTCAAGGGGTCGCGCCTGCCGCACGAGTTCGCGGTGGGCGCCCTGCTGCGGCCCCGCGACAACGTGCTCGCCGTGCGGGTGCACCAGTGGTCGTCGGGGTCGTACCTGGAGGACCAGGACCAGTGGTGGCTGCCGGGCGTCTTCCGGGACGTGACGCTGCTGCACCGGCCCGAGGGCGCCGTGCGCGACCACTTCACGCACGCGTCGTACGACCACCGCGACGGGACGGGCACGCTCCGCGTGGAGTCCGACGTGGCGGGGCGCGTGACCGTGCCGGAGCTCGGCGTCGACGTCGCCACCGGCGAGAGCGTGACCGTGGCCGTGGACCCGTGGTCGGCGGAGCGGCCGCGCCTGTACGACGGGGTCCTCGCCACGCCGGGCGAGCGGGTGCCGCTGCGCATCGGGTTCCGTACGGTCGCCCTCCAGGACGGGCTGATCACCGTCAACGGCCGGCCGGTCCTGTTCCGCGGCGTGAACCGGCACGAGTTCCACCCGGAGACCGGCCGCGCCGTCGACCTCGACACGATGCGCGCCGACGTCCGGCTGATGAAGCAGCACAACATCAACGCCGTCCGCACCGCCCACTACCCGCCGCACCCCGCCTTCCTCGACCTGTGCGACGAGCTCGGCCTGTGGGTCATCGACGAGTGCGACCTGGAGACGCACGGCTTCACGATGCGGCAGTGGCGCGGCAACCCCGTCGACGACGAGCGCTGGACCCCCGCGCTCCTGGACCGCGCGGCCCGCACCGTGGAGCGCGACAAGAACCACCCGTCGGTCGTCATCTGGTCGCTCGGCAACGAGTGCGGCACCGGGCGCGGCCTGACCGCCATGGCCGCGTGGATCCGCGACCGCGACCCGGGGCGCCTGCTGCACTACGAGGGCGACCCGTCGTGCGCGGACACCGACATGTACTCGCGCATGTACGCCGACCACGCCGAGGTCGAGCGGATCGGCCGCCGCGAGGACGGCGGCCCGGGGGCGCGCCGCGCACTGCCCTTCATCCTGTGCGAGTACGCGCACGCGATGGGCAACGGCCCCGGCGGTCTGAGCGACTACCAGCGCCTCTTCGAGACGTACGAGCGGCTGCAGGGCGGGTTCGTGTGGGAGTGGGCCGACCACGGCCTGAAGCACCCCGCGTTCGGCTACGCCTACGGCGGTGACTTCGGCGAGGAGCTGCACGACGGGAACTTCGTCTGCGACGGCCTGTGCTTCCCCGACCGCACGCCCTCGCCCGGCCTCACCGAGTACAAGCGGGTGATCCAGCCAGTGCGGTTCGCGTACGACGCGGACACCGGCACGGTCCGGGTGGCCAACCTCTACGACTTCGCGGACCTGGCCGAGCTGTCCTTCGAGTGGACGTACCACTGCGACCGCGCGGACGACGAGGTCCGCTCGGTCTCCGGGCCGCTGGACGTGCCGCCGGACCTCGGGCCCGGCGAGAGCGTCGAGCTGAAGCTGCCCGATCCGCCCGCCGCCGCGCGGGACGCCGAGACCTGGCTGCACCTGTCGGCCCTCGTCTGCGAGGAGACCAACTGGACGGCCCTGGACCACGCGGTGGCGTTCGCCGACTTCCCCGTCACCGCGCGCCCGCCCGTGCCGGCCGCCACCGGGGAGCGGCCGCGCCGCCGCGGCTACGACCTCACCCTCGGGCCCGGCCGCTTCGACGTCCGCACCGGCGAGCTGCGCGGCATCGGCGACGTCACGCTGAGGTCCGCGCCCCGCCTGGACGTGTGGCGGGCGCCCACCGACAACGACGACGGCGCGCCGTGGCAGCCCGACACCCGCTACGGCCCGCTCTGGCGCACGCTCGGCCTGCACCGCCTGCACCACCGGCTCGACGACCTCGACGTGACGCGGGACGCGCTGACCGTGCGCACCCGCGTGGCACCCGCCGCCCGCGACCTCGCGCTGCGCACCGTCTACCGCTGGACCTCCGACGGCACCGCCCTGCGCCTGGCGGTCTCGGTGACGCCGGAGGGCGACTGGGAGGTGCCGCTGCCCCGGCTCGGCGTGCGGCTCGGGCTTCCCTCCGGGTACGGCAGCGCCCGCTGGTTCGGCGGCGACGGCGAGGCGTACCCGGACACCCGGGCGGCCTCCCGCCTCGGCTGGTGGGCCTCGTCGGTGGAGGGGATGCAGACGCCGTATCTGCGGCCGCAGGAGAACGGGGCCCGCGCGGACGTGCGCTGGGCGGAGCTGCGCACGGACGTCGACGGGCCGGGGGTGCGGATCGTGGGCGACCCGGCGTTCTGGTTCACGGCGCGCCCGTGGTCCACCGAGGAGCTGGACGCCGCCGCGCACCGCACCGACCTCGTGCCCGGCGACACGGTGTGGGTCCATCTGGACCACGGCCAGCGCGGCATCGGCACCCAGTCGTGCGGCCCCGGCGTGCTGCCGCAGTACGAACTGCGCCCGGCCTTCGCGGAGTTCGCCCTCACCTTCTCGGCGGCCGGGCCGGGCCGGTGA
- the rsgA gene encoding ribosome small subunit-dependent GTPase A, whose translation MSSSSSSFSSTSSFPAAGAHALAAYGWDEDWEAAFAPYAERGLLPGRVIRVDRGSCDLVVTEEGVVRADTTYVTPHDPLRVICTGDWAAVDAPGGDPRYVRDYLPRRTSFVRSTSSKRSEGQILAANVDHAVIAVSLAAELDLGRVERFLALGWESGAQPVVVLTKADLVPDAASLAHLVQDVETAAPGVPVLAVSAAHGDGVDVLAAVVSGGTSVLLGQSGAGKSTLANALVGADVMDVQAVRDVDGKGRHTTTTRNLIPLPGGGVLIDTPGLRGVGLWDAGSGVGQVFAEIEELARDCRFQDCAHVAEPGCAVLAALEDGSLHQRRLDSYRKLLRENQRIVAKTDARVRAEMRREWRRRGAEGKAAMEAKRGRLR comes from the coding sequence TTGTCTTCGTCTTCTTCTTCCTTCTCCTCCACTTCCTCCTTCCCGGCCGCCGGTGCCCACGCGCTGGCCGCGTACGGCTGGGACGAGGACTGGGAGGCCGCCTTCGCCCCGTACGCGGAGCGCGGGCTGCTGCCCGGCCGGGTGATCCGGGTCGACCGGGGCAGCTGCGACCTGGTCGTCACCGAGGAGGGTGTCGTCCGGGCCGACACCACGTACGTCACGCCGCACGACCCGCTGCGGGTCATCTGCACCGGTGACTGGGCGGCCGTGGACGCGCCCGGCGGTGATCCGCGGTACGTGCGCGACTATCTGCCGCGGCGCACCTCGTTCGTGCGGTCCACCTCGTCCAAGCGGTCCGAGGGGCAGATCCTCGCCGCCAACGTCGACCACGCGGTCATCGCCGTGTCGCTGGCCGCCGAGCTCGACCTCGGGCGCGTCGAGCGGTTCCTCGCGCTCGGCTGGGAGTCCGGCGCGCAGCCCGTCGTCGTGCTCACCAAGGCCGACCTCGTGCCCGACGCCGCGTCCCTCGCCCACCTCGTGCAGGACGTGGAGACCGCGGCGCCCGGCGTGCCGGTCCTCGCCGTCAGCGCGGCGCACGGGGACGGCGTCGACGTGCTCGCCGCCGTCGTCTCCGGCGGCACCTCCGTCCTGCTCGGGCAGTCCGGCGCGGGCAAGTCGACCCTCGCCAACGCCCTCGTGGGCGCGGACGTCATGGACGTACAGGCCGTCCGCGACGTCGACGGCAAGGGGCGGCACACCACCACCACCCGCAACCTCATCCCGCTGCCCGGCGGCGGCGTGCTCATCGACACGCCGGGGCTGCGCGGCGTCGGCCTGTGGGACGCGGGCAGCGGCGTCGGGCAGGTCTTCGCCGAGATCGAGGAGCTGGCCCGGGACTGCCGCTTCCAGGACTGCGCGCACGTCGCGGAGCCCGGCTGCGCGGTGCTCGCCGCCCTGGAGGACGGTTCGCTGCACCAGCGGCGGCTCGACAGCTACCGGAAGCTGCTGCGCGAGAACCAGCGGATCGTCGCGAAGACGGACGCGCGGGTCCGGGCGGAGATGCGGCGGGAGTGGCGGCGGCGCGGGGCCGAGGGCAAGGCCGCGATGGAGGCCAAGCGGGGGCGGTTGCGCTAG